TAGTTCAATGGGTCCTCAACCCTTCAAAAATGACAACTAGTTGATAGACTGCATCGAGGGGAGCCAGCATAGTGCTGATTCCCTGTGCTCTTTTAAGTAACGTAGACCTAGATTCCATCGGTTGGCTAGTCTTGTATTGCGTACAAATGATAAGCTTTGACATGGCAGTGGAAACAGTGGGAAATCATTCTAGTACAATAGTTTTTTTAATCAAagtgcagtttttttttaattcctggACTGTGCGTCATCAATTAATGATGAGATAGCTATGTTATTGCAATTTGTGAACAGACAGCAAATGCATTTAAACAATGCTTAAGCTCCTAAAACTATTCTTGCTAGGTGTCTTTGGTTTTTGTCCACAATGGAACCTGACCAGCTTGCAGTTAATCCTTCATGTTGCTTTGCAAGTGGAATAACCTTGAGTAAACACCGTCATCTGCGGATATCAACGTTTGATGATTACCAAGTTCAACCACCTTTCCTTTCTCCATCACAACTATCGTGTCTGCATTTATGACCGTGGACAATCTATGTGCAACTGTGATACTTGTAATCTTACTGGATTGATCATCTTTGTTTGTCCACTCCTTAGCGCCTAAAGCGCTTATTACCACCCTCTCAGATTCACCATCAAGTGCGCTAGTTGCCTCATCAAGAAGCAGAAGGGCAGGCCTCTTTAATAGAGTTCTTGCAATAGCAATCCGCTGTTTCTGCCCTCCTGAGAGCTGGCTCCCTTTCTCTCCAACAACGGTGTCATACCCTTCTGGCAAACCACTGATGAATTCATGAATGTTTGCCTCCATTGCAGCTTGGATTATTTCAGTCTCTGAAGTGCCTTCACTTCCATAGCTAATGTTATCTCTGATAGATATGTTAAACAGGATTGGTTCTTGTTGAACTAGCCCGATCTGCTTCCTGAGCCATCTGAGATTGTAGTCCCTTATATTCTTGTTGTCGATTAAAACTCTGCCTCTGTAAGGATCATAGAATCTCAGTATTAGAGCCAGTACAGAGGATTTTCCTGCACCACTTGGGCCAACCAAAGCTACTTTTTGACCAGGTTCAATAATTAGATTGAAGCCATCCAGAATGGTCACCTCTGGTCTTGATGGATAGTTGAAGTGCACATCTTGAAACTCAGTTCTCCCGACGAGCCAGCCTTTGCTTGGGTTTTCTGGTTTATCTGGCACAATTTGTGTCTCTCTGTCAAGAGTGTCAAATGTAGGATTCAGTATTGCAATTGCTGACATGACCATGGGAATGAGGGTCCATAACTCTGTGATGGAAGGTACTGTGAGTGAGAATATCTGGTATGATCTTATGCTGTTCTCAAATGAGGCTTGCTTCCTCTGGACCAAAACTGTGGTGTACCAAAGTGCCACTGCATGTGCAATATTCCAGAGGCAGAGCGAGATCCCTTGGATCACCCCATACTTCATGCTCTCAATCTTGGTCTTTTTCAAAGGTTCTCGCAGTGACAATTCTGCTTTCTTAATTATTTCATCTTCATAAACAAAGGATGCTACGGTTCGGATGTTGCTAGCCGCTTCTGAAGCAAGGGAGACAAGTTCCCGGTGAGCGATAGCAGAGTCACCATAGAATCCTTTGGCTGACTTGGCTTGAATAAGGCCACCAATGAAATGGCATGGCATGACTGCCCATGAAACTAAACCCATTCGCCAATTAACATACATGCTTACGATTGTTGCTATCAGAATTGAAGAGATGCATTGTACAATGACTGCCATCCTGTCTGATATGATGGTCTTGACTGTTGAGGTGTCATTGACAATGCGCGAGGTCAGAGACCCCACGCCATTCTTTGGTTTCTCAAACCAACCAATCTCATTCCGAAGAACAGCTGCATTGGAACAAAACAATTTCATATTGTCAGCAGCGAAAGGTATGTAATGTTGTCTCTTGTGAGACTTTGGGTAAATGATGAACAAATTCAAGGCTTTCATGTGACAGACATACCTGAAAAGAGGGCCTCCCTTAAGTTTTTCATTGCCTTTTCTCCAACGACACCATAAATATAGTGCTGCAAGATGTTACTGACCAGTGTGACCATCCCAGCTGTGAAGAATATCAAAGAATACTTGCTGACTTTTCTTTTTGCATCTGGATCATAATATGCCACACCAATTGTCATGATGAAGTAACCAAACAAGGGCTTTGAGATTCCAGAGATGGCTGCTGCTGAGGAGCCAAATAGAATCTTCAGAATGTCCTCTTTATGCAGTCCATACCAAAGTCTGAAGAAAGGGTGTATTTCCCTTACAATCTCTTTCTTCGGTTGCTTCGACTCCACTCTATCTAGTTTGTTCTTTGTTCCCTGCTTTGTAGAAGACTGCCTGATGTGTGCCTCACCAATTTGTTCCTCTATTACATTATCAGAAGTGCTGTTCAATCAATCAAACTAACAGTAA
The genomic region above belongs to Setaria italica strain Yugu1 chromosome VI, Setaria_italica_v2.0, whole genome shotgun sequence and contains:
- the LOC101779911 gene encoding ABC transporter B family member 19, with translation MAMNYYEEHSISSSNADDMDERRSTISVSPEASADEETFSFFRLLCYADTVDWLLMALGTMGSIIHGIAFPVGYLLLGKALDAFGTNINDQEGMVHALYKVVPYVWYMAAATLPAGMVEISCWIYSSERQLARMRLAFLRSVLNQEVGAFDTDLTTATIITGVTNHMSVIQDAIGEKLGHFVASFSTFFAGIIIAFISCWQVAMLSFLVIPLILVIGATYTKKMIGISLSRNAIISEAISVVEQTLSHIKTIFSFVGESWAMKSFVRCMENQFNLSKKEAMIKGIGLGLFQAVTFCSWALMVWIGAVAVSKNKATGGGTIAAIMSILFGAISITYAAPDLQTFNQAKAAGKEVFKVIKRKPSISYDKGGAVLEKIHGEIKFRRVHFAYPSRQDNPILQGFSLTIPAGKVIALVGSSGCGKSTVISLLQRFYDPTSGDIFIDGHSIKKLDLKSLRRNIASVSQEPSLFSGNIKDNLRIGKMDASDEEIIEAATTANVHSFISKQPNEYLTEVGERGVQLSGGQKQRIAIARAMLKDPPILLLDEATSALDSESEKLVQDALERAMRGRTVILIAHRMSTIVNADTIVVVENGRVAQTGTHHELLEKSTFYSNVCSMQNIEKEAEKKVASTSDNVIEEQIGEAHIRQSSTKQGTKNKLDRVESKQPKKEIVREIHPFFRLWYGLHKEDILKILFGSSAAAISGISKPLFGYFIMTIGVAYYDPDAKRKVSKYSLIFFTAGMVTLVSNILQHYIYGVVGEKAMKNLREALFSAVLRNEIGWFEKPKNGVGSLTSRIVNDTSTVKTIISDRMAVIVQCISSILIATIVSMYVNWRMGLVSWAVMPCHFIGGLIQAKSAKGFYGDSAIAHRELVSLASEAASNIRTVASFVYEDEIIKKAELSLREPLKKTKIESMKYGVIQGISLCLWNIAHAVALWYTTVLVQRKQASFENSIRSYQIFSLTVPSITELWTLIPMVMSAIAILNPTFDTLDRETQIVPDKPENPSKGWLVGRTEFQDVHFNYPSRPEVTILDGFNLIIEPGQKVALVGPSGAGKSSVLALILRFYDPYRGRVLIDNKNIRDYNLRWLRKQIGLVQQEPILFNISIRDNISYGSEGTSETEIIQAAMEANIHEFISGLPEGYDTVVGEKGSQLSGGQKQRIAIARTLLKRPALLLLDEATSALDGESERVVISALGAKEWTNKDDQSSKITSITVAHRLSTVINADTIVVMEKGKVVELGNHQTLISADDGVYSRLFHLQSNMKD